One part of the Sporohalobacter salinus genome encodes these proteins:
- the whiA gene encoding DNA-binding protein WhiA — MSFSDQVKNEAARIEVESKCCGWAQLSALIKANGSLEIVRKRLALKLVSQHATVARQIYQLLKERFNLLTKIMVRRNMYLNKDNYYIIKLPPQKGVKELLINCGLIDDNYSLNDGIEDRLVANQCCKRAYFRGSFLGGGSVNDPESSYHLEIRVNKKDYAKKFADLVADSFGLNFRIRSRNDDHLLYLKKAEEIVKVLNIIGAHNSLLEFENTRVVKEVRNQVNRIVNCETANLNKTIEAARDQIENIKLIEAIKGLDSLSPSLLEIAELRLENPYASFKELGELLEPTLSKSGVNHRLRRINKLADELRDERNLSS, encoded by the coding sequence ATGTCTTTTAGTGACCAAGTGAAAAATGAAGCGGCTAGAATTGAGGTAGAAAGTAAGTGTTGTGGATGGGCACAACTTTCGGCTTTGATTAAAGCTAATGGTTCTTTAGAGATTGTAAGAAAGAGATTAGCTCTAAAGTTAGTTTCTCAACATGCTACAGTAGCTAGACAGATATATCAATTATTAAAAGAACGGTTTAATTTGTTAACTAAGATTATGGTTCGAAGAAATATGTATCTTAATAAAGATAATTACTATATTATCAAATTGCCGCCACAAAAAGGAGTTAAAGAGCTGTTAATTAATTGTGGATTGATAGATGATAATTATAGTTTAAATGATGGAATTGAGGATAGATTGGTAGCTAATCAATGTTGTAAGCGAGCTTATTTTAGAGGAAGTTTTTTAGGCGGGGGATCTGTTAATGATCCGGAATCGAGTTATCATTTAGAGATTAGAGTTAATAAAAAAGATTATGCTAAAAAATTTGCTGATTTAGTTGCTGACAGTTTTGGTTTGAATTTTAGAATTCGATCTAGAAATGATGATCATTTACTTTATTTAAAAAAAGCAGAGGAAATTGTGAAAGTTTTAAATATTATAGGTGCTCATAATTCATTATTGGAATTTGAGAATACCAGAGTAGTAAAAGAAGTTAGAAATCAGGTTAATCGAATTGTTAATTGTGAAACGGCAAATCTGAATAAAACTATTGAAGCAGCCCGGGACCAGATTGAAAATATCAAATTGATTGAAGCTATTAAAGGATTAGATTCATTATCTCCTAGTTTACTGGAAATAGCAGAATTGCGGTTGGAGAATCCCTATGCTAGTTTTAAGGAGTTGGGAGAATTATTGGAACCTACTTTGAGTAAGTCAGGGGTTAATCATAGACTGCGTCGAATTAATAAGTTGGCAGATGAACTTAGAGATGAACGAAATCTATCAAGTTAA
- the rpoN gene encoding RNA polymerase factor sigma-54 yields MKLTPEISLEQKQELVMTPKLQQAIELLQLSKIELNQRLKQKMLENPVLELAEEEEEDLIDELEDVDWEDYSANSSSNYKGNNDNEDEYNYENFVSASLTLEEHLLHQLHLLELNTRKKEIGEYIIGSLDSNGFLDASITQLSNELEVTECEVEEVLAKIQQFDPTGVAARNLKDSLLIQVDNLVLEAEKKELMNEIITNYFELVSKNQLRKLSKKLSIGLKQTQQLVDLIKMLHPNPANLYNKEVDTKYIKPDLIVEKINGRYVVTMEQDSTPRLRINSYYQKLLKKFKSDAKAKDYLQEKINSALWLIKSIEQRRLTIYRIAEVIVELQQDFLEEGLKFLHPMTMQDVAEEIDMHESTVSRATTNKYIQTPRGLFELKFFFSSGLETKNGEVFSSISIKKMIKDILAKENKSKPLSDQKIADRLEDMGVKISRRTVSKYRNELEIPSSTQRRRYN; encoded by the coding sequence ATGAAATTAACTCCTGAAATATCTTTAGAACAAAAACAAGAGTTAGTTATGACACCTAAGTTGCAGCAGGCTATTGAACTATTACAATTATCTAAAATTGAATTAAATCAGCGTTTAAAGCAGAAAATGTTGGAGAATCCTGTTTTGGAATTAGCTGAGGAAGAAGAGGAAGACTTAATAGATGAACTTGAAGATGTGGATTGGGAAGATTATTCTGCAAATTCTAGTTCTAATTATAAAGGCAATAATGATAATGAAGATGAGTATAATTATGAAAATTTTGTGTCGGCTTCACTTACTTTAGAAGAACATTTACTTCATCAACTGCATTTATTAGAGTTAAACACTCGAAAAAAAGAAATTGGAGAGTATATCATTGGTTCCTTGGATAGTAATGGATTTTTAGATGCTTCTATAACTCAATTAAGTAATGAACTAGAAGTAACAGAGTGTGAAGTAGAAGAAGTTTTGGCTAAAATTCAACAATTTGATCCAACGGGAGTGGCAGCTAGAAATTTAAAGGACTCTCTTTTGATTCAAGTTGATAATTTAGTATTAGAAGCTGAGAAGAAGGAATTAATGAATGAGATTATAACTAATTATTTTGAATTAGTAAGTAAGAATCAGCTTCGAAAATTGTCTAAAAAATTAAGTATTGGGCTTAAACAGACACAGCAATTAGTTGATTTAATAAAAATGTTACATCCAAATCCGGCTAATTTATATAATAAAGAGGTAGATACTAAATATATTAAACCAGATTTGATAGTTGAAAAGATTAATGGTAGGTATGTAGTGACAATGGAACAGGATTCTACGCCTCGGCTTCGAATTAATAGTTACTATCAAAAGTTATTAAAGAAATTTAAATCAGATGCTAAGGCTAAAGATTATCTACAAGAAAAGATTAATTCAGCTCTTTGGCTAATTAAGAGTATTGAACAGCGAAGATTAACAATTTATCGTATTGCTGAAGTGATTGTCGAGCTTCAGCAGGACTTTTTAGAGGAAGGGTTGAAGTTTCTACATCCAATGACAATGCAAGATGTAGCTGAAGAGATTGATATGCATGAGTCAACGGTTAGTCGGGCTACTACCAATAAATATATACAGACTCCCCGGGGGTTGTTTGAATTGAAATTCTTTTTCTCTTCAGGGCTTGAAACTAAGAATGGAGAAGTTTTTTCATCGATTAGTATTAAGAAGATGATAAAGGATATACTTGCTAAGGAGAATAAAAGTAAACCACTAAGTGATCAAAAGATAGCAGATAGGTTGGAAGATATGGGAGTTAAAATATCACGGCGGACAGTATCCAAATATAGAAACGAATTGGAAATTCCTTCTTCTACTCAACGTAGGAGATATAATTAA
- a CDS encoding sugar-binding transcriptional regulator — protein MKELIKLQQKIAPELIKVVERRYTILRTIFYFQPIGRRTLAEKLGISERKIRNDLDFLKEHHFVNSTSAGTKITETGEDFFYQLDNYIKVLRGLDNLESKLKYELGLKEVYIVPGGKDEAKDQQELGRRSAKLLKERLESSDVLAVNGGTTLAAVADFMLPSNELTDITVVPARGGLGEKVEIQANTIAAQIAKKLGGKYHLLHLPDNLDQTVVDTLIEKPQIKNVLNLAKKADILIHGIGTAEVMARRRQVNSTELEKILEAGAVGEAFGYYFNQKGKIVYSTTSLGVQLEDLKEKVGKTIAVAGGREKARAIISVVSDKYQDMLITNREAAEEILELLRG, from the coding sequence ATGAAAGAATTAATTAAATTACAGCAAAAGATTGCTCCTGAATTAATAAAAGTTGTAGAAAGAAGATATACTATATTGCGAACTATATTCTATTTTCAACCTATAGGTAGAAGGACATTAGCTGAAAAGTTGGGTATTAGTGAACGAAAAATTAGAAATGATCTTGATTTTCTAAAGGAACACCATTTTGTCAATTCTACAAGCGCTGGAACTAAAATAACTGAAACTGGCGAAGATTTCTTCTATCAACTTGATAATTACATTAAAGTTTTACGTGGTCTAGATAATTTAGAATCTAAATTAAAATATGAACTGGGGTTAAAAGAAGTATATATTGTACCAGGTGGTAAAGATGAAGCTAAAGATCAACAAGAATTAGGCAGAAGATCAGCCAAATTGCTTAAAGAAAGATTAGAAAGCAGTGATGTTTTGGCTGTAAATGGTGGGACTACTTTAGCTGCTGTAGCTGATTTTATGTTACCTAGTAATGAATTAACAGATATTACTGTAGTACCGGCTCGCGGTGGTTTAGGTGAAAAAGTAGAGATTCAGGCCAATACAATAGCAGCTCAAATAGCTAAAAAATTAGGCGGTAAATATCACTTATTACATCTTCCGGATAATCTTGACCAGACAGTTGTGGATACTTTAATTGAGAAGCCGCAGATTAAAAATGTGTTAAATCTGGCTAAGAAAGCAGATATTCTAATTCATGGAATCGGTACTGCTGAGGTAATGGCTCGTCGTCGTCAGGTTAATTCTACAGAACTTGAAAAGATTCTAGAAGCTGGAGCCGTAGGAGAAGCCTTTGGTTATTATTTCAATCAGAAAGGGAAAATAGTTTATTCGACAACTAGCCTTGGGGTTCAGTTAGAGGATTTAAAAGAGAAAGTAGGAAAGACTATTGCTGTAGCTGGCGGACGGGAGAAAGCAAGAGCAATTATTTCAGTAGTTTCTGATAAATATCAAGATATGTTAATTACAAATAGAGAAGCAGCTGAGGAAATATTGGAGCTTTTGAGGGGGTGA
- the gap gene encoding type I glyceraldehyde-3-phosphate dehydrogenase, translating to MTKKIAINGFGRIGRNVFRIIQKRDDLDLEVVAINDLTDADNLAYLLKYDSVHGRYDGEVEAGDNSIKVDGKEYEVTSESDPSDLDWAGKDVDIVIEATGVFRRREGLEKHLEAGADKVILTVPAKEEIDSTIVLGVNDDDLDKSDRIVSNASCTTNCLAPVAKVLNDEFGIEKGLITTVHGYTASQSILDAPAKKTRRGRTAAENIIPTTTGAAIATTKVLPELEGKINGMAMRVPVPDGSVVDGVFDLETDVTAEEVNKAFKKASQGEMEGILGYTEDEVVSRDIIGSPYSSLIDAQSTMVIADNQVKVLSWYDNEWGYSNRVIDLATRL from the coding sequence ATGACAAAGAAAATTGCAATTAATGGGTTTGGTAGAATTGGTCGGAATGTATTTAGAATTATTCAAAAAAGGGATGATTTAGACTTAGAAGTAGTGGCAATTAATGACTTGACTGATGCTGATAATCTAGCTTATTTACTTAAGTACGATTCTGTGCACGGTAGATATGATGGAGAAGTAGAGGCTGGGGATAACAGTATTAAGGTTGATGGAAAAGAATATGAGGTTACTTCTGAATCTGACCCATCTGATTTGGACTGGGCAGGTAAAGATGTCGATATTGTCATTGAAGCTACTGGTGTCTTCCGCAGAAGAGAAGGGTTAGAAAAACATTTAGAGGCTGGTGCTGATAAAGTTATATTAACTGTTCCGGCTAAAGAGGAGATTGATAGTACTATTGTACTAGGAGTTAATGATGATGATTTAGATAAGTCTGACCGTATTGTATCTAATGCTTCCTGTACAACTAACTGTTTAGCTCCGGTAGCTAAGGTATTAAATGATGAATTTGGTATTGAGAAAGGATTAATTACTACTGTTCACGGTTACACAGCTAGTCAGTCAATCTTAGATGCGCCAGCTAAGAAGACTCGTCGTGGACGAACAGCAGCTGAGAATATTATTCCAACTACTACTGGTGCTGCTATTGCTACTACTAAGGTTCTGCCTGAATTAGAAGGTAAGATTAATGGTATGGCTATGCGTGTACCGGTGCCAGACGGTTCTGTAGTTGATGGAGTATTTGATTTAGAGACAGATGTGACAGCTGAAGAAGTTAATAAAGCCTTTAAGAAAGCTTCGCAAGGAGAAATGGAAGGTATTTTAGGCTATACAGAGGATGAGGTAGTTTCTCGTGACATCATTGGTTCTCCTTATTCTTCTTTAATTGATGCTCAGTCAACAATGGTAATTGCTGATAATCAAGTTAAAGTTCTTTCTTGGTATGATAATGAGTGGGGTTATTCTAATCGGGTAATAGACTTAGCAACTAGACTGTAA
- a CDS encoding phosphoglycerate kinase: MNKKILKDVDVKDKQVLVRVDFNVPMEDGEVTDDNRIRAALPTIEYLMEADAKVILMAHFGRPGGEVKEELRLDPVAKELANLLNKEVVKTDETVGPEVKEAISQLESGEVLLLENTRFNPGEKKNDPEFAQKLAELADVYVNDAFGATHRAHASTAGVAEYVKEAVPGFLIQNEIKTMKGAIDNPERPFVAIIGGAKVSDKIEVIKSLLNKIDSLLIGGGMANTFLAAQDYETGDSLVEEDKISLAKELLELADEKGVNLVLPIDVVIADDFAADADHKVVAVDEIESGWQALDIGPETVEKFSEVVKDAKTVVWNGPMGVFEMDAFAKGTNQLAEVLADLDATTIIGGGDSAAAVRKAGLDKEMTHISTGGGASLQLWQGKPLPAVEVLDDE, from the coding sequence ATGAATAAGAAAATACTTAAAGATGTGGATGTTAAGGATAAACAGGTATTGGTGCGGGTTGATTTCAATGTACCAATGGAAGATGGCGAAGTAACTGATGATAACCGTATTAGAGCTGCTTTGCCTACTATTGAATATTTAATGGAAGCTGATGCAAAAGTGATTTTGATGGCCCACTTTGGACGTCCAGGTGGTGAAGTGAAAGAAGAATTGAGATTAGATCCAGTAGCAAAAGAGTTAGCTAATTTATTGAATAAAGAGGTAGTTAAGACAGATGAAACTGTTGGGCCAGAGGTTAAAGAAGCTATTTCGCAACTAGAGAGTGGAGAAGTATTATTGTTAGAAAATACTCGCTTTAATCCAGGAGAAAAGAAGAATGATCCGGAATTTGCTCAAAAATTAGCTGAATTAGCTGATGTTTATGTTAATGATGCTTTTGGAGCGACTCATAGAGCACATGCTTCAACGGCAGGAGTAGCAGAATATGTAAAAGAAGCAGTACCTGGGTTCTTAATTCAGAATGAGATTAAAACTATGAAGGGAGCTATTGATAATCCTGAGCGTCCTTTTGTAGCGATTATTGGCGGAGCAAAAGTTTCTGATAAGATTGAAGTTATTAAATCATTATTAAATAAGATAGATTCTCTTTTGATCGGTGGAGGGATGGCAAATACTTTTCTTGCTGCTCAAGACTATGAAACTGGAGATTCCTTAGTTGAAGAAGATAAGATTAGTTTAGCTAAAGAATTATTAGAATTAGCTGACGAGAAAGGAGTTAACTTAGTTTTACCGATAGATGTAGTAATTGCTGATGATTTTGCAGCTGATGCTGATCATAAAGTTGTAGCTGTAGATGAAATTGAATCTGGTTGGCAGGCTCTAGATATCGGTCCTGAAACAGTAGAGAAATTTTCTGAAGTAGTTAAAGATGCTAAGACAGTGGTTTGGAATGGGCCGATGGGTGTCTTTGAGATGGATGCTTTTGCTAAAGGAACAAATCAATTAGCTGAAGTTTTAGCTGACTTGGATGCTACTACAATAATTGGTGGTGGTGATTCAGCAGCAGCAGTACGAAAAGCTGGTTTAGATAAAGAAATGACCCATATTTCTACTGGCGGCGGTGCTTCTTTACAGTTATGGCAAGGTAAGCCTTTACCTGCAGTAGAAGTATTAGATGATGAATAA
- the tpiA gene encoding triose-phosphate isomerase: MRQPFIAGNWKMHKTNQEAVDMVEELVDLVEGIDDVDIAICAPATALAPLNEVIADTNIALGAEDMHWKEEGAYTGEISPLMLKDVGCEYVILGHSERRGYFGETDKDVNKKVQTALKHDLKPIICVGESLAQREAGETKDIVKEQVLAALDGVTKNDLEVITVAYEPIWAIGTGKSATTEEANEVIKYIRDVMRNEFGKVADEIRIQYGGSVKPHNISEFMATSDIDGALVGSASLKAQSFADIVKFE, translated from the coding sequence ATGCGACAACCATTTATTGCTGGTAATTGGAAAATGCATAAAACTAATCAAGAAGCAGTAGATATGGTAGAAGAATTAGTAGATTTAGTTGAGGGGATAGATGATGTAGATATAGCTATTTGTGCTCCGGCTACTGCTTTAGCACCGCTTAATGAGGTAATTGCTGATACTAATATTGCATTAGGTGCTGAAGATATGCATTGGAAAGAAGAAGGAGCTTATACTGGTGAAATTTCACCATTGATGCTTAAGGATGTTGGTTGTGAATATGTGATTTTAGGCCATTCAGAACGTAGAGGTTATTTCGGTGAGACTGACAAAGATGTCAATAAGAAGGTGCAGACTGCTTTAAAACATGATTTAAAGCCGATTATCTGTGTTGGAGAATCTTTAGCCCAAAGAGAAGCAGGTGAAACTAAAGATATAGTTAAGGAACAGGTTTTAGCTGCTTTGGATGGAGTAACTAAAAATGATTTAGAAGTAATTACAGTTGCTTATGAGCCTATCTGGGCGATTGGAACTGGGAAATCTGCTACTACAGAAGAAGCCAATGAAGTAATTAAGTATATTAGAGATGTAATGCGTAATGAGTTTGGAAAAGTAGCTGATGAAATACGAATTCAGTATGGTGGCAGTGTAAAACCGCATAATATTTCTGAATTTATGGCTACTTCTGATATTGATGGTGCTCTGGTAGGTAGCGCTAGTCTTAAAGCGCAGTCTTTTGCAGATATAGTTAAGTTTGAGTAA
- the gpmI gene encoding 2,3-bisphosphoglycerate-independent phosphoglycerate mutase → MGESSKPLALVVLDGWGLSEKEEGNAIKQACTDNFDRLWKDYPHTTLAASGKEVGLPEGQMGNSEVGHLNLGAGRIVYQDLTRISLGIKEGSFFENDVLLEAVENCKENNSVLHLMGLLSDGGVHSHIKHLYGLLKLAKRNNIEEVYIHAILDGRDVPPASGKKYIKELEDKLVELGIGEIATVSGRYYTMDRDERWDRTEKAYNALTFGEGVTAESALEAVEQSYEEDTTDEFVEPTVITDKGEPLGKIKDNDSVIFYNFRPDRARQITRAFTDIDFHGFDRKPEAPEVHFVCMTEYDETIDAPVAYPSKEVVNTFGEILSQNDLKQLRIAETEKYAHVTFFFNGGKEKPNPGEDRKLIPSPKIATYDEKPEMSVYEVTDELFNQLEETDYDVIILNLANPDMVGHTGDLNACCEAIEAVDDCLQKIVDKILDLGGEALITADHGNAEKMIDFETGEPHTAHTIDPVPFIYVTEDNQDVELIEHGKLADIAPTMLELLELEKPKEMTGDLLFK, encoded by the coding sequence TTGGGAGAATCGTCTAAGCCTTTAGCTTTAGTTGTTCTTGATGGCTGGGGGTTAAGTGAAAAGGAAGAAGGTAATGCTATTAAACAGGCCTGTACCGATAATTTTGATCGATTATGGAAAGATTATCCTCATACTACTTTAGCTGCTTCCGGCAAAGAAGTTGGATTGCCAGAAGGACAGATGGGAAATTCTGAAGTAGGACATCTGAATCTAGGAGCTGGGAGAATTGTATATCAAGATTTAACTAGAATCAGCCTGGGGATTAAAGAAGGCTCCTTTTTTGAAAATGATGTACTTTTGGAAGCTGTTGAAAATTGTAAAGAGAATAATTCAGTTCTTCATTTAATGGGCCTTTTATCTGACGGAGGTGTCCATAGTCATATTAAACATTTATATGGACTTTTGAAATTAGCAAAGCGGAATAATATAGAAGAAGTTTATATTCATGCTATTTTAGATGGACGTGATGTACCTCCAGCTAGCGGTAAGAAGTATATTAAAGAATTAGAAGATAAATTGGTAGAATTAGGAATTGGAGAGATAGCTACTGTAAGCGGTAGATATTATACTATGGATCGTGATGAAAGATGGGACCGAACTGAAAAAGCTTATAATGCTTTAACTTTTGGTGAAGGTGTTACTGCTGAAAGTGCTCTGGAAGCTGTAGAACAGTCATATGAGGAAGATACTACTGATGAATTTGTAGAACCAACTGTAATTACAGATAAAGGAGAACCGCTAGGAAAAATAAAAGATAACGATTCGGTTATCTTTTATAACTTTAGGCCGGATCGGGCTCGCCAGATAACACGAGCTTTTACTGATATTGACTTTCATGGTTTTGATCGCAAACCAGAAGCACCAGAGGTGCATTTTGTTTGTATGACCGAATATGATGAGACTATCGATGCACCAGTTGCTTATCCGTCTAAAGAAGTGGTTAATACTTTTGGTGAGATTTTATCTCAGAATGATTTAAAACAGTTGCGAATTGCTGAAACTGAAAAGTATGCTCATGTAACTTTCTTCTTTAACGGCGGTAAAGAGAAGCCGAATCCTGGGGAAGATCGTAAACTCATTCCTTCACCTAAGATAGCTACTTATGATGAAAAACCGGAAATGAGTGTTTATGAAGTAACTGATGAATTATTTAATCAATTAGAAGAGACAGACTATGATGTTATTATTCTTAATTTGGCTAATCCTGATATGGTGGGTCATACTGGTGATTTAAATGCTTGCTGTGAAGCTATTGAAGCAGTGGATGACTGTCTGCAAAAAATAGTAGATAAAATTTTAGATTTAGGCGGCGAAGCTTTAATTACAGCTGATCACGGAAATGCTGAAAAGATGATTGACTTTGAAACTGGAGAACCTCATACTGCTCACACAATTGATCCGGTTCCCTTTATTTATGTTACTGAAGATAATCAGGATGTAGAATTAATTGAACATGGTAAATTGGCCGATATTGCTCCAACTATGCTTGAATTATTGGAGCTTGAAAAACCCAAAGAAATGACAGGAGATTTATTGTTTAAATAG
- the eno gene encoding phosphopyruvate hydratase, producing the protein MFYTAIEDLYAREILDSRGNPTVEVETILSSGAVGRAAVPSGASTGAYEAVELRDEEEDRYLGKGVQQAVSNVNEVIAPELIGMDATKQVEIDQKMIELDGTKNKGNLGANAILGVSLAVAKASANALNLPLYHYVGGVNAKELPVPMMNILNGGEHADNNVDIQEFMIMPVGAVDFSAALQMGAEVFHNLKNVLQQKELNTAVGDEGGFAPDLDSNEEALEVIIEAIEAAGYTPGSDIKLALDVAATEIYENDKYILAGEGIEKTSEEMVEFYGELSDKYPIISIEDGLAEDDWDGWKKMNDKLGDKVQIVGDDLYVTNTERLAKGIEMGASNSILIKVNQIGTITETLEAIEMARKAGLTAVVSHRSGETEDVTISDLVVATNAGQIKTGAPSRTDRVAKYNQLLRIEEELGEIGLYSGIDAFYNL; encoded by the coding sequence ATGTTCTATACAGCTATTGAAGATTTATATGCAAGAGAAATACTTGATTCTAGAGGTAATCCAACTGTTGAAGTGGAAACTATACTAAGTAGTGGGGCAGTAGGTAGAGCTGCGGTTCCTTCAGGAGCATCTACTGGTGCCTATGAAGCAGTAGAGTTAAGAGATGAAGAGGAAGATAGATATCTAGGGAAAGGTGTTCAGCAGGCAGTTAGTAATGTTAATGAAGTAATTGCTCCTGAATTAATTGGTATGGATGCAACTAAACAGGTAGAAATTGATCAAAAAATGATTGAATTGGATGGAACAAAAAATAAAGGAAATCTAGGAGCTAATGCTATTTTGGGTGTTTCTCTAGCTGTAGCTAAGGCATCAGCTAATGCACTGAACTTACCGCTTTATCATTATGTCGGTGGTGTCAATGCCAAAGAATTACCAGTGCCGATGATGAATATTTTAAATGGTGGTGAGCATGCAGACAATAATGTTGATATTCAGGAATTTATGATTATGCCTGTAGGAGCTGTTGATTTCAGTGCTGCTTTACAGATGGGAGCTGAAGTCTTTCATAATTTAAAAAATGTTTTACAACAGAAGGAACTTAATACTGCTGTTGGAGATGAAGGAGGTTTTGCTCCTGACTTAGATTCTAATGAAGAAGCATTAGAAGTTATTATTGAGGCTATAGAAGCAGCTGGATATACTCCAGGTTCTGATATTAAATTAGCTTTAGATGTAGCAGCTACTGAAATATATGAGAACGATAAGTATATTTTAGCTGGTGAGGGAATAGAGAAAACTTCGGAAGAAATGGTTGAATTTTATGGAGAATTGTCTGATAAGTATCCAATCATTTCTATTGAAGATGGTCTAGCTGAAGATGACTGGGATGGTTGGAAGAAGATGAATGATAAATTAGGTGATAAAGTTCAGATTGTTGGTGATGATTTATATGTAACTAATACTGAACGATTAGCTAAAGGAATCGAAATGGGAGCTAGTAATTCCATTTTAATTAAAGTTAATCAGATTGGAACGATTACTGAGACGTTAGAAGCAATTGAAATGGCCAGAAAAGCTGGACTTACTGCTGTTGTTTCTCATCGTTCTGGTGAAACTGAGGATGTTACTATTTCTGATTTAGTAGTAGCAACTAATGCAGGACAGATTAAGACTGGTGCTCCTTCTAGAACTGATCGAGTAGCTAAATATAATCAGTTACTGCGAATTGAGGAAGAATTAGGTGAGATTGGTCTTTATTCTGGAATTGATGCTTTTTACAATTTATAG
- the secG gene encoding preprotein translocase subunit SecG — protein sequence MFVLKVVHIIIALALIIGVLLQSGKSAGLSGAIDGGASSFFDQGKQAEEKIKKITTVAAVLFMISSLILAAL from the coding sequence GTGTTTGTATTGAAGGTTGTTCATATTATTATTGCATTAGCTTTAATTATAGGAGTTTTATTACAATCTGGAAAGAGTGCTGGCCTTTCAGGAGCAATAGATGGCGGTGCATCTTCATTTTTTGATCAAGGAAAACAGGCAGAGGAAAAAATAAAGAAGATAACTACTGTAGCAGCTGTTTTATTTATGATTTCCTCTTTAATATTAGCTGCTTTATAA